The following are encoded in a window of Amaranthus tricolor cultivar Red isolate AtriRed21 chromosome 2, ASM2621246v1, whole genome shotgun sequence genomic DNA:
- the LOC130803501 gene encoding pentatricopeptide repeat-containing protein At1g11290, chloroplastic-like: protein MFYLKQEYCLRQLLLPFPPNLKFYQTTQILLFSTLSSLLNVCNNPQFLKQFHARCILHGHDQNPTLSCRLLECYSNFGLHNLSLHVFNSISNPTSELYNWVLQIFANNGQFKQTLLLYDKMVKSSMYPDEIAYPFVLRSCKQALDVYNGRKIHGHLVKLGVDVNEQVSVGLAEFYKEPGEFESAHKLLDEMPDKGLDHWDYTILESLQNGDARECFDVFKQMIENNIWPNSVSLINLLRASTVLNSLQLGVLVHDLVVVSGISGDLAVSTAIFTMYSKLGSLKSASLVFETMPEKDRVLWNLMISAYSRYGHPKKSLELLVKMCYEGIRMDMYTAIAAIPPIGELKSLQWGKQIHAHGIKNGLDHHISVQNCLIDMYCKCNSLEAAEKVFDLVNEKTEISWSSMIKAYVTHDRFSDALCLFVKMKHDGFLVDSAAVVNVLPACVHASALEQVKYIHGCTITYGLHSVPSVNTELLVSYSKCGCIDMARRLFDEQELDNKDIITWNSIISAYSKHGEWKKCFDVYNQMKQSYFRPDSVTFLGLLTGCVNSGRVEVGWKVFKEMTETYGFQPSQEHYACMVDLLSRAGHIGKARELINLMPFKPDARVWGPLLSSCKLHSQSAVAEMAAEKLMEIEPTNAGNYILASNIYAASGKWERVAHMRRMVKNKGLKKIPGCSWLEVDGLVHRFRVADRSHQRSIEIYSILQNVKLEIDDILNTSLQNSWCIEDIQHY, encoded by the coding sequence ATGTTTTATCTTAAGCAAGAGTATTGCTTAAGGCAATTGCTTCTTCCATTCCCtccaaatttaaaattctaccAAACTACCCAAATCCTACTTTTCTCTACTCTATCTTCTCTCTTAAATGTCTGCAATAATCCCCAATTTCTCAAGCAATTCCATGCTAGGTGCATCCTTCATGGCCATGACCAAAATCCTACACTATCTTGTAGACTTCTTGAATGCTACTCCAATTTTGGCCTTCACAATCTCTCTTTACAtgtttttaattcaatttctaACCCTACTTCAGAACTTTATAACTGGGTTCTTCAAATTTTTGCAAATAATGGACAATTTAAACAAACTCTTTTGTTATATGACAAGATGGTAAAAAGTTCTATGTACCCAGATGAAATTGCTTACCCTTTTGTACTTAGGTCATGTAAGCAAGCCTTAGATGTTTATAATGGTAGAAAGATTCATGGGCATTTGGTGAAACTTGGAGTTGATGTGAATGAACAAGTGAGTGTTGGTTTAGCTGAGTTTTATAAAGAACCTGGTGAGTTTGAGAGTGCACATAAATTGCTTGATGAAATGCCTGATAAAGGGTTGGATCATTGGGATTATACGATATTGGAGAGTTTACAGAATGGTGATGCTAGGGAGTGTTTTGATGTGTTCAAGCAGatgatagaaaataatatttggcCGAATTCGGTCTCTTTGATCAATCTGTTAAGAGCAAGCACAGTATTGAACTCTTTGCAGCTAGGAGTTTTGGTCCATGATTTAGTTGTTGTAAGTGGTATAAGTGGAGATTTAGCTGTAAGTACTGCAATTTTCACTATGTACTCCAAACTAGGTAGCTTGAAGAGTGCAAGTTTAGTGTTTGAGACGATGCCTGAAAAGGATCGTGTCTTGTGGAACTTAATGATTTCAGCATATTCTCGATATGGGCATCCGAAAAAATCACTAGAATTGTTGGTGAAAATGTGTTATGAAGGAATAAGAATGGATATGTACACTGCAATAGCAGCTATACCTCCTATCGGAGAGTTGAAATCACTTCAATGGGGGAAGCAAATACATGCCCATGGCATTAAAAATGGGCTAGATCATCACATCTCAGTTCAGAATTGTTTGATAGATATGTATTGTAAATGTAATAGTTTGGAAGCTGCCGAAAAGGTTTTTGATTTGGTGAATGAGAAAACCGAAATTTCATGGAGTTCTATGATTAAAGCATATGTTACTCATGATCGATTTTCTGATGCTCTATGTCTATTTGTCAAAATGAAGCATGATGGTTTTTTGGTTGATTCGGCTGCAGTTGTAAATGTCTTGCCTGCCTGTGTGCATGCTAGTGCCTTGGAACAGGTAAAGTACATTCATGGGTGTACCATCACATACGGTCTGCACTCCGTACCTTCGGTGAATACGGAACTTCTTGTGAGCTACTCTAAATGTGGGTGCATAGACATGGCAAGAAGGCTATTTGACGAGCAAGAGCTTGATAATAAAGACATCATTACCTGGAATTCGATAATAAGTGCGTATTCTAAACATGGAGAGTGGAAAAAATGCTTTGATGTTTACAATCAGATGAAACAGTCATATTTCAGACCCGATTCAGTGACATTTCTTGGATTACTGACAGGTTGTGTTAACTCCGGTCGAGTTGAAGTAGGGTGGAAAGTATTCAAGGAAATGACCGAAACTTATGGTTTCCAACCAAGCCAAGAACACTATGCTTGTATGGTGGATCTTTTGAGCAGGGCAGGACATATAGGTAAAGCTCGAGAGCTAATAAACTTGATGCCGTTCAAGCCAGATGCGCGTGTATGGGGCCCGCTGTTGAGTTCCTGTAAATTGCACTCGCAGAGTGCAGTTGCCGAGATGGCAGCTGAGAAGCTGATGGAAATCGAACCTACAAATGCAGGGAACTATATATTAGCTTCTAACATATATGCTGCATCTGGGAAGTGGGAAAGAGTAGCACATATGAGAAGGATGGTTAAAAATAAAGGTTTGAAGAAGATTCCTGGATGTAGTTGGCTAGAGGTTGATGGACTAGTGCACCGTTTTCGAGTTGCTGATAGATCACACCAAAGATCGATTGAGATTTATTCCATTTTGCAGAATGTAAAGCTAGAAATTGATGATATCTTGAATACAAGCTTACAAAATTCATGGTGTATTGAAGACATTCAACATTACTAG
- the LOC130803429 gene encoding protein CHROMATIN REMODELING 35-like isoform X1: MNLSFTLAPDGVDETGENLDDDRTLQHSLSVGISHTNGSIFTPFQPNFEFPNDGTVYQRSTYSNFFDAMDESVNSGPTSIQTTGDGSSSENENTANSVLSTSNATNTTEKVVRVKSRKRRDLKEDEMTQLAFELIDKETNLKLPHGYIKDVAEQFGISRWTVERVWKKVRITIQNNEKLNLKKQYKGSKGFVRISREVGLGINHISSDVELGTDEISTKASKGIYLGVEEDTATLAEPEINDEDENLADIWKEMEYAMESCREIAENDTSDGDEREDDDDCDHSCVLKDDIGYVCRVCGLVQKEIQDIYEFIYPKQTRFKPSYQKETQNNKDDSNPADALPDWYKLLRMNLDVTEVLAHSDHIKQMKPHQIEGFTFLLKNVVTENPHGCILAHAPGSGKTFMIICFLQSYLAKYPSARPLVILPKGIVGTWKKEFQRWKLNDIPLYDFYSMKATNRPQQLNVLKQWAEQKSILFIGYQQFSSIVTCDTTSKEKAACREILVRAPTVLILDEGHTPRNKNSDMLHSLTQVQTPRKVVLSGTLYQNHVREVFNILNLVQPRFLKLERNCAIVRRILSKVEISGVRKQLTAGAGDAAFYDLVENTLINDENEQRKVGIIKDLREMTSHVLHYYKGDSFDELPGLIDFTVVLNLSPKQRAEVDEMKKLKESKFKCSFLGMAIYVHPMLKGLSVGSDESKHRSDEKMDQIVKKLNVTEGVKATFFLSVLRLCEIANEKLLVFSQYLLPLKFLERLAVHVKGWTVGKEIFMITGDSTTEHREWSMEQFNSSPNSRVFFGSIKACGEGISLTGASRILMLDVHLNPSVTWQAVCRAFRPGQQKKVFTYRLVAADSPEEEDHTTCYKKEIIAKMWFEWDDFSKKKDLELKCIDLEDCDDIFLQSPLICKDIKALYKR; the protein is encoded by the exons ATGAATCTCAGTTTCACACTTGCTCCTGATGGAGTTGATGAAACAGGAGAAAATCTTGATGATGATAGAACTCTTCAGCATAGCTTATCAGTAGGGATTAGTCACACTAATGGCAGTATCTTCACACCTTTTCAACCAAATTTCGAGTTTCCTAATGATGGAACGGTATACCAAAGGAGCACATACTCTAATTTCTTTGATGCAATGGATGAATCAGTCAATTCAG GCCCAACATCCATCCAAACAACAGGAGATGGCAGTTCATCGGAGAATGAAAACACTGCAAATTCAGTTCTAAGCACATCAAATGCAACAAACACAACAGAGAAAGTAGTGAGGGTAAAGAGTAGGAAAAGGAGGGATCTCAAGGAAGATGAAATGACACAGTTAGCATTTGAATTAATCGACAAAGAGACTAATCTCAAGTTACCACATGGTTACATTAAGGATGTGGCAGAGCAGTTTGGTATATCCAGATGGACAGTGGAAAGAGTGTGGAAAAAAGTAAGGATAactatacaaaataatgaaaagtTGAATTTAAAGAAGCAATACAAAGGAAGCAAAG GGTTTGTCAGAATTTCCAGAGAGGTGGGATTGGGAATTAATCATATCTCCAGTGATGTGGAATTGGGAACAGATGAAATTTCTACCAAAGCCAGTAAGGGAATCTACTTAGGGGTTGAGGAGGATACAGCAACTTTAGCTGAACCtgaaattaatgatgaagatgagAATCTTGCCGACATATGGAAGGAGATGGAATATGCAATGGAATCTTGCAGG GAAATCGCTGAGAATGATACTTCTGATGGAGATGAAAGGGAGGATGATGATGACTGTGACCATTCTTGTGTCTTGAAGGATGATATTGGTTATGTTTGCCGTGTTTGTGGACTAGTGCAAAAGGAAATCCaagatatatatgaattcaTTTACCCAAAG CAAACAAGGTTTAAACCTAGTTACCAAAAGGAAACTCAGAACAATAAAGACGACAGCAATCCTGCTGACGCTCTTCCTGATTGGTATAAGCTCTTGAGGATGAATCTAGATGTGACTGAAGTTTTAGCCCACTCGGATCACATAAAACAAATGAAGCCTCATCAAATAGAAGGTTTCACATTTCTGCTAAAAAATGTGGTAACTGAGAATCCACATGGTTGTATTTTGGCCCATGCACCTGGCTCAGGAAAAACCTTCATGATCATATGTTTCTTGCAAAGCTATCTTGCCAAGTATCCTTCTGCGAGACCACTAGTTATCCTCCCAAAGGGAATAGTGGGCACGTGGAAGAAAGAATTTCAAAGGTGGAAACTTAATGACATTCCACTATACGATTTCTATTCAATGAAGGCGACCAATCGTCCCCAGCAGCTGAATGTCCTAAAGCAATGGGCAGAGCAGAAAAGTATTCTCTTTATAGGGTATCAGCAGTTCTCTTCTATTGTGACTTGTGATACTACTAGCAAAGAGAAGGCTGCCTGTAGAGAGATACTGGTGAGAGCTCCAACAGTTCTGATATTGGACGAGGGACACACTCCGAGGAATAAAAACAGTGACATGCTGCACTCGCTTACCCAAGTTCAGACACCTCGAAAAGTTGTGCTTTCAGGCACCCTTTATCAGAATCATGTCCGAGAAGTATTCAACATTTTAAACCTTGTTCAGCCTAGATTTCTCAAGTTAGAGCGTAATTGTGCAATTGTTAGGCGTATTTTAAGCAAAGTTGAGATTTCTGGGGTCAGAAAACAGTTGACAGCAGGAGCAGGGGATGCAGCTTTTTATGACTTGGTGGAGAACACACTGATCAATGATGAAAATGAGCAAAggaaagttgggattattaaagATTTGCGTGAGATGACAAGCCATGTTCTTCATTATTACAAAGGGGACTCCTTTGATGAGTTGCCGGGATTGATAGACTTTACTGTCGTCTTGAATCTTAGCCCTAAGCAAAGGGCTGAAGTTGAtgagatgaagaaattgaaggaAAGTAAGTTCAAATGTAGCTTTTTGGGGATGGCAATATATGTGCATCCCATGCTGAAAGGATTGTCGGTAGGTAGTGATGAAAGCAAACATCGAAGTGATGAGAAAATGGATCAAATAGTCAAGAAACTGAATGTTACAGAAGGGGTGAAAGCCACATTCTTCCTCAGTGTGTTACGTTTATGTGAAATTGCTAATGAGAAGTTGCTAGTTTTCAGTCAGTATCTGCTGCCATTAAAGTTCTTAGAGAGATTAGCAGTGCATGTGAAAGGTTGGACAGTCGGAAAGGAGATATTCATGATAACGGGTGACTCAACTACAGAACACCGTGAATGGTCCATGGAACAGTTTAACAGCTCACCTAATTCACGGGTGTTTTTTGGATCGATTAAAGCGTGTGGGGAAGGAATATCACTAACTGGGGCATCTCGTATATTGATGCTTGATGTTCATTTGAATCCTTCTGTCACTTGGCAAGCTGTATGCCGTGCATTTAGGCCTGGACAACAGAAAAAAGTTTTTACTTATAGGTTGGTTGCAGCTGATTCACCTGAAGAGGAGGACCACACAACTTGCTATAAAAAAGAGATAATTGCTAAAATGTGGTTTGAATGGGATGATTTTTCCAAGAAGAAGGATTTAGAACTCAAGTGCATAGATTTGGAGGATTGTGATGATATTTTTTTGCAGAGCCCATTGATTTGTAAAGACATTAAAGCTTTGTACAAAAG GTAA
- the LOC130803429 gene encoding protein CHROMATIN REMODELING 35-like isoform X3, whose protein sequence is MEYAMESCREIAENDTSDGDEREDDDDCDHSCVLKDDIGYVCRVCGLVQKEIQDIYEFIYPKQTRFKPSYQKETQNNKDDSNPADALPDWYKLLRMNLDVTEVLAHSDHIKQMKPHQIEGFTFLLKNVVTENPHGCILAHAPGSGKTFMIICFLQSYLAKYPSARPLVILPKGIVGTWKKEFQRWKLNDIPLYDFYSMKATNRPQQLNVLKQWAEQKSILFIGYQQFSSIVTCDTTSKEKAACREILVRAPTVLILDEGHTPRNKNSDMLHSLTQVQTPRKVVLSGTLYQNHVREVFNILNLVQPRFLKLERNCAIVRRILSKVEISGVRKQLTAGAGDAAFYDLVENTLINDENEQRKVGIIKDLREMTSHVLHYYKGDSFDELPGLIDFTVVLNLSPKQRAEVDEMKKLKESKFKCSFLGMAIYVHPMLKGLSVGSDESKHRSDEKMDQIVKKLNVTEGVKATFFLSVLRLCEIANEKLLVFSQYLLPLKFLERLAVHVKGWTVGKEIFMITGDSTTEHREWSMEQFNSSPNSRVFFGSIKACGEGISLTGASRILMLDVHLNPSVTWQAVCRAFRPGQQKKVFTYRLVAADSPEEEDHTTCYKKEIIAKMWFEWDDFSKKKDLELKCIDLEDCDDIFLQSPLICKDIKALYKR, encoded by the exons ATGGAATATGCAATGGAATCTTGCAGG GAAATCGCTGAGAATGATACTTCTGATGGAGATGAAAGGGAGGATGATGATGACTGTGACCATTCTTGTGTCTTGAAGGATGATATTGGTTATGTTTGCCGTGTTTGTGGACTAGTGCAAAAGGAAATCCaagatatatatgaattcaTTTACCCAAAG CAAACAAGGTTTAAACCTAGTTACCAAAAGGAAACTCAGAACAATAAAGACGACAGCAATCCTGCTGACGCTCTTCCTGATTGGTATAAGCTCTTGAGGATGAATCTAGATGTGACTGAAGTTTTAGCCCACTCGGATCACATAAAACAAATGAAGCCTCATCAAATAGAAGGTTTCACATTTCTGCTAAAAAATGTGGTAACTGAGAATCCACATGGTTGTATTTTGGCCCATGCACCTGGCTCAGGAAAAACCTTCATGATCATATGTTTCTTGCAAAGCTATCTTGCCAAGTATCCTTCTGCGAGACCACTAGTTATCCTCCCAAAGGGAATAGTGGGCACGTGGAAGAAAGAATTTCAAAGGTGGAAACTTAATGACATTCCACTATACGATTTCTATTCAATGAAGGCGACCAATCGTCCCCAGCAGCTGAATGTCCTAAAGCAATGGGCAGAGCAGAAAAGTATTCTCTTTATAGGGTATCAGCAGTTCTCTTCTATTGTGACTTGTGATACTACTAGCAAAGAGAAGGCTGCCTGTAGAGAGATACTGGTGAGAGCTCCAACAGTTCTGATATTGGACGAGGGACACACTCCGAGGAATAAAAACAGTGACATGCTGCACTCGCTTACCCAAGTTCAGACACCTCGAAAAGTTGTGCTTTCAGGCACCCTTTATCAGAATCATGTCCGAGAAGTATTCAACATTTTAAACCTTGTTCAGCCTAGATTTCTCAAGTTAGAGCGTAATTGTGCAATTGTTAGGCGTATTTTAAGCAAAGTTGAGATTTCTGGGGTCAGAAAACAGTTGACAGCAGGAGCAGGGGATGCAGCTTTTTATGACTTGGTGGAGAACACACTGATCAATGATGAAAATGAGCAAAggaaagttgggattattaaagATTTGCGTGAGATGACAAGCCATGTTCTTCATTATTACAAAGGGGACTCCTTTGATGAGTTGCCGGGATTGATAGACTTTACTGTCGTCTTGAATCTTAGCCCTAAGCAAAGGGCTGAAGTTGAtgagatgaagaaattgaaggaAAGTAAGTTCAAATGTAGCTTTTTGGGGATGGCAATATATGTGCATCCCATGCTGAAAGGATTGTCGGTAGGTAGTGATGAAAGCAAACATCGAAGTGATGAGAAAATGGATCAAATAGTCAAGAAACTGAATGTTACAGAAGGGGTGAAAGCCACATTCTTCCTCAGTGTGTTACGTTTATGTGAAATTGCTAATGAGAAGTTGCTAGTTTTCAGTCAGTATCTGCTGCCATTAAAGTTCTTAGAGAGATTAGCAGTGCATGTGAAAGGTTGGACAGTCGGAAAGGAGATATTCATGATAACGGGTGACTCAACTACAGAACACCGTGAATGGTCCATGGAACAGTTTAACAGCTCACCTAATTCACGGGTGTTTTTTGGATCGATTAAAGCGTGTGGGGAAGGAATATCACTAACTGGGGCATCTCGTATATTGATGCTTGATGTTCATTTGAATCCTTCTGTCACTTGGCAAGCTGTATGCCGTGCATTTAGGCCTGGACAACAGAAAAAAGTTTTTACTTATAGGTTGGTTGCAGCTGATTCACCTGAAGAGGAGGACCACACAACTTGCTATAAAAAAGAGATAATTGCTAAAATGTGGTTTGAATGGGATGATTTTTCCAAGAAGAAGGATTTAGAACTCAAGTGCATAGATTTGGAGGATTGTGATGATATTTTTTTGCAGAGCCCATTGATTTGTAAAGACATTAAAGCTTTGTACAAAAG GTAA
- the LOC130803429 gene encoding protein CHROMATIN REMODELING 35-like isoform X2, translated as MHNRKNCTNSENQVLKAQFHRNIRTYRAIIIRGKKMKQVQPTSLFLGHVNHGNADISLQSRREFYDPMFIHKFNSNMGGKGFVRISREVGLGINHISSDVELGTDEISTKASKGIYLGVEEDTATLAEPEINDEDENLADIWKEMEYAMESCREIAENDTSDGDEREDDDDCDHSCVLKDDIGYVCRVCGLVQKEIQDIYEFIYPKQTRFKPSYQKETQNNKDDSNPADALPDWYKLLRMNLDVTEVLAHSDHIKQMKPHQIEGFTFLLKNVVTENPHGCILAHAPGSGKTFMIICFLQSYLAKYPSARPLVILPKGIVGTWKKEFQRWKLNDIPLYDFYSMKATNRPQQLNVLKQWAEQKSILFIGYQQFSSIVTCDTTSKEKAACREILVRAPTVLILDEGHTPRNKNSDMLHSLTQVQTPRKVVLSGTLYQNHVREVFNILNLVQPRFLKLERNCAIVRRILSKVEISGVRKQLTAGAGDAAFYDLVENTLINDENEQRKVGIIKDLREMTSHVLHYYKGDSFDELPGLIDFTVVLNLSPKQRAEVDEMKKLKESKFKCSFLGMAIYVHPMLKGLSVGSDESKHRSDEKMDQIVKKLNVTEGVKATFFLSVLRLCEIANEKLLVFSQYLLPLKFLERLAVHVKGWTVGKEIFMITGDSTTEHREWSMEQFNSSPNSRVFFGSIKACGEGISLTGASRILMLDVHLNPSVTWQAVCRAFRPGQQKKVFTYRLVAADSPEEEDHTTCYKKEIIAKMWFEWDDFSKKKDLELKCIDLEDCDDIFLQSPLICKDIKALYKR; from the exons ATGCATAACAGGAAGAATTGTACAAATTCTGAAAACCAAGTCTTAAAAGCACAATTTCACAGAAATATAAGAACTTATAGAGCCATAATAATTCGTGGGAAAAAGATGAAGCAGGTGCAACCAACAAGCTTGTTCTTGGGTCATGTCAATCATGGAAATGCAGATATAAGTCTTCAAAGCAGACGAGAATTTTATGATCCAATGTTCATTCACAAATTCAATTCAAACATGGGAGGAAAAG GGTTTGTCAGAATTTCCAGAGAGGTGGGATTGGGAATTAATCATATCTCCAGTGATGTGGAATTGGGAACAGATGAAATTTCTACCAAAGCCAGTAAGGGAATCTACTTAGGGGTTGAGGAGGATACAGCAACTTTAGCTGAACCtgaaattaatgatgaagatgagAATCTTGCCGACATATGGAAGGAGATGGAATATGCAATGGAATCTTGCAGG GAAATCGCTGAGAATGATACTTCTGATGGAGATGAAAGGGAGGATGATGATGACTGTGACCATTCTTGTGTCTTGAAGGATGATATTGGTTATGTTTGCCGTGTTTGTGGACTAGTGCAAAAGGAAATCCaagatatatatgaattcaTTTACCCAAAG CAAACAAGGTTTAAACCTAGTTACCAAAAGGAAACTCAGAACAATAAAGACGACAGCAATCCTGCTGACGCTCTTCCTGATTGGTATAAGCTCTTGAGGATGAATCTAGATGTGACTGAAGTTTTAGCCCACTCGGATCACATAAAACAAATGAAGCCTCATCAAATAGAAGGTTTCACATTTCTGCTAAAAAATGTGGTAACTGAGAATCCACATGGTTGTATTTTGGCCCATGCACCTGGCTCAGGAAAAACCTTCATGATCATATGTTTCTTGCAAAGCTATCTTGCCAAGTATCCTTCTGCGAGACCACTAGTTATCCTCCCAAAGGGAATAGTGGGCACGTGGAAGAAAGAATTTCAAAGGTGGAAACTTAATGACATTCCACTATACGATTTCTATTCAATGAAGGCGACCAATCGTCCCCAGCAGCTGAATGTCCTAAAGCAATGGGCAGAGCAGAAAAGTATTCTCTTTATAGGGTATCAGCAGTTCTCTTCTATTGTGACTTGTGATACTACTAGCAAAGAGAAGGCTGCCTGTAGAGAGATACTGGTGAGAGCTCCAACAGTTCTGATATTGGACGAGGGACACACTCCGAGGAATAAAAACAGTGACATGCTGCACTCGCTTACCCAAGTTCAGACACCTCGAAAAGTTGTGCTTTCAGGCACCCTTTATCAGAATCATGTCCGAGAAGTATTCAACATTTTAAACCTTGTTCAGCCTAGATTTCTCAAGTTAGAGCGTAATTGTGCAATTGTTAGGCGTATTTTAAGCAAAGTTGAGATTTCTGGGGTCAGAAAACAGTTGACAGCAGGAGCAGGGGATGCAGCTTTTTATGACTTGGTGGAGAACACACTGATCAATGATGAAAATGAGCAAAggaaagttgggattattaaagATTTGCGTGAGATGACAAGCCATGTTCTTCATTATTACAAAGGGGACTCCTTTGATGAGTTGCCGGGATTGATAGACTTTACTGTCGTCTTGAATCTTAGCCCTAAGCAAAGGGCTGAAGTTGAtgagatgaagaaattgaaggaAAGTAAGTTCAAATGTAGCTTTTTGGGGATGGCAATATATGTGCATCCCATGCTGAAAGGATTGTCGGTAGGTAGTGATGAAAGCAAACATCGAAGTGATGAGAAAATGGATCAAATAGTCAAGAAACTGAATGTTACAGAAGGGGTGAAAGCCACATTCTTCCTCAGTGTGTTACGTTTATGTGAAATTGCTAATGAGAAGTTGCTAGTTTTCAGTCAGTATCTGCTGCCATTAAAGTTCTTAGAGAGATTAGCAGTGCATGTGAAAGGTTGGACAGTCGGAAAGGAGATATTCATGATAACGGGTGACTCAACTACAGAACACCGTGAATGGTCCATGGAACAGTTTAACAGCTCACCTAATTCACGGGTGTTTTTTGGATCGATTAAAGCGTGTGGGGAAGGAATATCACTAACTGGGGCATCTCGTATATTGATGCTTGATGTTCATTTGAATCCTTCTGTCACTTGGCAAGCTGTATGCCGTGCATTTAGGCCTGGACAACAGAAAAAAGTTTTTACTTATAGGTTGGTTGCAGCTGATTCACCTGAAGAGGAGGACCACACAACTTGCTATAAAAAAGAGATAATTGCTAAAATGTGGTTTGAATGGGATGATTTTTCCAAGAAGAAGGATTTAGAACTCAAGTGCATAGATTTGGAGGATTGTGATGATATTTTTTTGCAGAGCCCATTGATTTGTAAAGACATTAAAGCTTTGTACAAAAG GTAA